From Granulicella cerasi, a single genomic window includes:
- a CDS encoding Rax2 family protein: protein MAQEFADKEAERRTKTQDSLGIRILKPIKMEPSEDRTVPFVSDPTIRFEMSILGAVLNFAIKKRYVPASQRYDERPKLKTMRRDEFTLEE from the coding sequence ATGGCGCAAGAGTTCGCGGACAAGGAAGCGGAGCGTCGCACCAAGACTCAAGATTCTCTTGGTATTCGTATTTTGAAACCTATCAAGATGGAGCCGTCCGAGGATCGAACGGTTCCTTTCGTCAGTGATCCCACCATCCGCTTCGAGATGTCAATCTTGGGGGCGGTGTTGAACTTCGCGATCAAGAAGCGGTACGTTCCAGCCAGCCAGCGTTACGACGAACGTCCGAAGCTCAAGACCATGCGGCGGGATGAATTCACATTGGAGGAGTAG
- a CDS encoding site-specific integrase gives MEDRVFTTVNGKPAKSLYVSLIADLLDKANLREGTQGVPRSTYCFRHTYATLRLQDGVDVYFLAEQMGTSVQMIEQHYGHVNTVKHADRVLQGMTG, from the coding sequence TTGGAAGATCGGGTCTTTACCACTGTGAACGGCAAGCCTGCCAAGAGTCTTTATGTCTCTTTGATTGCCGACCTCTTGGACAAAGCAAACCTGCGCGAAGGCACGCAAGGCGTGCCGAGATCGACCTACTGCTTCCGGCATACCTATGCCACGCTGCGATTGCAGGATGGCGTTGATGTGTACTTCCTTGCCGAGCAGATGGGAACGTCAGTGCAGATGATCGAGCAGCACTATGGGCATGTAAACACGGTCAAGCACGCGGATCGCGTGTTACAGGGCATGACAGGATAG